The Streptomyces sp. Alt3 genome has a segment encoding these proteins:
- a CDS encoding carbohydrate kinase family protein, which produces MQHTFDLLVIGDANPDIVLGPLDTPPAFGQREQLVDTGRLTLGGSGAIMACGAARLGLKVAFAGRVGDDEAGRFVRTALTARGVDTQALHTDPVLPTPLTVIVTRGDGDRAILTAPGTLSAGGPDDVPEALLTGARHVHASSYFLLPRIAEALPRLLAKARAGGATTSLDTNDDPSGTWERRGIEATLAVTDYLLPNAQEALALADAIGSTAVSAPGADPLDAAAAVLAARGPHVVVKNGAEGALLHDGRALRRTPGTAARPLDTVGAGDSFDAGWVAALLHGLPLPEALEIAAACGALSTRAHGGTPAQPTWDEARTAVARNGKNL; this is translated from the coding sequence ATGCAGCACACCTTCGACCTGCTCGTCATCGGGGACGCGAATCCCGACATCGTCCTTGGCCCGCTCGACACCCCGCCCGCCTTCGGACAGCGCGAACAACTCGTCGACACCGGCCGGCTCACACTCGGCGGTTCAGGCGCGATCATGGCGTGCGGAGCCGCCCGCCTCGGGCTCAAGGTCGCCTTCGCCGGACGCGTCGGTGACGACGAGGCCGGGAGGTTCGTCCGCACCGCCCTGACCGCCCGAGGGGTCGACACCCAGGCCCTGCACACCGATCCCGTCCTCCCGACACCCCTCACGGTGATCGTGACACGGGGGGACGGCGACCGGGCGATCCTCACCGCCCCGGGCACGCTCTCCGCCGGCGGCCCCGACGACGTCCCCGAGGCGCTGCTCACCGGCGCCAGGCACGTCCACGCGTCCTCGTACTTCCTCCTGCCCCGGATCGCCGAGGCGCTGCCCCGGTTGCTGGCCAAGGCTCGCGCGGGCGGTGCGACGACCTCGCTCGACACCAACGACGACCCCTCCGGCACGTGGGAGCGGAGAGGGATCGAAGCGACGCTCGCCGTCACCGACTACCTGCTGCCCAACGCGCAGGAGGCGCTGGCCCTCGCGGACGCCATCGGTTCCACGGCGGTCTCCGCACCCGGTGCGGACCCCCTGGACGCCGCGGCGGCTGTACTCGCGGCACGCGGGCCGCACGTGGTCGTCAAGAACGGGGCCGAGGGCGCCCTCCTGCACGACGGCCGCGCTCTGCGGCGCACCCCCGGGACTGCCGCCCGGCCGCTGGACACCGTCGGCGCGGGGGACAGCTTCGACGCCGGCTGGGTCGCCGCCCTCCTGCACGGCCTCCCTCTCCCGGAGGCTCTCGAAATCGCCGCCGCCTGCGGCGCCCTGTCCACCCGGGCACACGGCGGTACCCCCGCCCAGCCCACCTGGGACGAAGCCCGAACGGCAGTCGCCCGCAACGGAAAGAACCTGTGA
- a CDS encoding carbohydrate ABC transporter permease: MSATADSPSPSTARRAGGAQRGRIRLPFSAWHLLLAPLALVFAVPLIWLLLSSVMSDAEINRFPPALWPSEIDLGGYRYVLGNAMFPRWFANSLIVSVAAVASNLLLGALGGYAFARMRFAGSRILMALMLATMAIPFQLTMIPTFLVMKQLGLIDTLGALIVPSLVTPFAVFLFRQFFLSLPRELEEAAWMDGCSRLRVLFLVVLPLSRPALSTVAVLTFLTTWNDLTWPLIAINHDTQYTLQLGLTTFQGQHHTRWSAVMAGNVITVLPVLLAFLFAQKSFIQSITSSGIKG, encoded by the coding sequence ATGAGCGCGACAGCCGATTCCCCTTCCCCCTCCACCGCCCGGCGGGCAGGCGGTGCTCAGCGCGGACGGATCCGGCTGCCGTTCAGCGCCTGGCACCTGCTGCTGGCCCCTCTCGCCCTGGTCTTCGCCGTCCCGCTGATCTGGCTCCTGCTCAGCTCCGTGATGAGCGACGCGGAGATCAATCGCTTCCCACCCGCCCTGTGGCCCTCGGAGATCGACCTGGGCGGCTACCGGTACGTGCTCGGCAACGCGATGTTCCCCCGCTGGTTCGCCAACTCGCTGATCGTCTCGGTCGCAGCGGTGGCGTCGAACCTGCTGCTCGGCGCACTCGGCGGCTACGCGTTCGCCCGGATGCGGTTCGCCGGCTCCAGGATACTCATGGCCCTGATGCTGGCCACCATGGCCATTCCCTTCCAGCTGACGATGATCCCCACGTTCCTGGTGATGAAGCAGCTCGGACTCATCGACACCCTGGGCGCCTTGATCGTCCCCTCCCTGGTCACACCCTTCGCCGTGTTCCTGTTCCGGCAGTTCTTCCTCTCCCTGCCGAGGGAGCTGGAGGAGGCGGCATGGATGGACGGCTGTTCACGGCTGAGGGTGCTGTTCCTGGTCGTCCTGCCGTTGTCGCGACCGGCGTTGAGCACTGTCGCGGTACTGACGTTCCTGACCACCTGGAACGACCTGACCTGGCCGCTGATCGCCATCAACCACGACACGCAGTACACCCTCCAGCTCGGTCTGACGACATTTCAGGGACAGCACCACACGCGCTGGTCCGCGGTCATGGCGGGGAACGTGATCACTGTCCTGCCGGTCCTCCTCGCGTTCCTCTTCGCCCAGAAGTCCTTCATCCAGTCCATCACCTCCAGCGGAATCAAGGGCTGA
- a CDS encoding carbohydrate ABC transporter permease: MPRLPTPLTLPERKHDARPDGDHTGHGDDTDGDASSPSFRRPPPGPLRRRLRGEQATAWMFVSPSVLIILGLSVVPVAWSLLLSFRADDLVTPSRWVGLGNYRALVQDPHFGQAVRNTVLYTGLYVPASIGLGLALALVLNRRIRLVGLYRTLVFVPFVVSATAQGVLFSFVLDPDFGVANSVLHKLGVSPQGFLTDPGQALPVLVAISLWSGTGFCVVVILAALQDVPPSLTEAARLDGAGRWHLLRHVVLPSLTPVLTFLLLWQTINALQVFDLVYVTTKGGPLGSTTVIVYFIWEQAFKNFTAGYGAAAAYALALALLLVFAVPRLVRAARGRARATRRLEGAAR; the protein is encoded by the coding sequence ATGCCGCGCCTGCCCACTCCGCTCACGCTTCCCGAGCGCAAGCACGACGCCCGCCCGGACGGCGACCACACCGGCCACGGTGACGACACCGACGGTGACGCGTCGAGCCCTTCCTTCAGACGGCCGCCACCGGGCCCCCTCCGGCGCCGGCTCCGCGGGGAACAGGCGACCGCCTGGATGTTCGTATCGCCCTCGGTCCTGATCATCCTCGGCCTGAGCGTCGTCCCCGTGGCCTGGTCCCTGCTGCTCTCCTTCCGGGCCGACGACCTGGTCACGCCGAGCCGCTGGGTCGGCCTCGGCAACTACCGCGCCCTGGTGCAGGACCCGCACTTCGGCCAGGCCGTGCGCAACACGGTCCTCTACACCGGCCTGTACGTCCCGGCGAGCATCGGACTGGGGCTGGCACTCGCCCTCGTGCTGAACCGTCGGATCCGGCTCGTGGGCCTCTACCGCACGCTCGTCTTCGTACCGTTCGTCGTGTCGGCGACCGCGCAGGGCGTGCTGTTCTCCTTCGTCCTCGACCCGGACTTCGGGGTGGCCAACTCCGTGCTCCACAAGCTCGGCGTGTCCCCCCAGGGTTTCCTCACCGACCCCGGCCAGGCACTTCCCGTGCTCGTGGCCATCTCGCTGTGGAGCGGCACCGGCTTCTGCGTGGTGGTCATCCTGGCAGCGCTGCAGGACGTGCCGCCCTCCCTGACCGAGGCGGCGCGGCTGGACGGCGCCGGGCGGTGGCATCTGCTGCGCCATGTCGTCCTGCCCTCGCTCACCCCGGTCCTCACCTTCCTCCTGCTGTGGCAGACCATCAACGCCCTCCAGGTGTTCGACCTGGTGTACGTGACGACCAAGGGCGGGCCGCTCGGCTCCACCACAGTGATCGTCTACTTCATCTGGGAGCAGGCGTTCAAGAACTTCACCGCCGGCTACGGCGCGGCGGCCGCCTACGCGCTGGCGCTCGCGCTGCTCCTGGTCTTCGCGGTCCCGCGCCTCGTACGGGCCGCCCGAGGCCGGGCACGCGCGACCAGACGCCTCGAAGGAGCCGCACGATGA
- a CDS encoding ABC transporter substrate-binding protein, whose protein sequence is MAETPRTTRSAAGPTRRTALLRGTGLALGAAAALPGCARGTGDGVGADGKVLVELWHGQTDTGRAAIEELVEDFNRTHPGIRVDPGGGVLADAMLQKITAALASGSFPDIAYVFGSDLASVARSPSVVDMTDTMRSTPRIDFWDPAREAVTLNGRVRAAPALLDALAVVCNKKLFEDAGLPLPRPGWTWDEFVATARKLTAAGSGRFGTGWPGVGDEDTVWRLWPMVWDLGGDVVSEDGRRIGFADTGVRALETVAALAGDRSVYVDPKPGSEQMYRVFLSGRMGMAVTGPWQLPDIQQAKIDYHVVPMPSYSGRPMTISGPDTWTVFDNGEARVRAARTFTAWLSQPAQDVRWGIRAGSLPLSRNTGALPAWQAQESRTAGLPVFTKALESARVRPVHPAYPQISQALGRAVSSVLLGRSTPVKALRTCADEANAALLIPR, encoded by the coding sequence ATGGCCGAAACACCCCGCACGACCCGCTCCGCAGCCGGACCGACGCGCCGTACCGCCCTGTTGCGCGGCACGGGCCTGGCGCTCGGTGCCGCGGCCGCACTGCCGGGCTGCGCCCGCGGAACCGGCGACGGCGTCGGAGCCGACGGAAAGGTGCTCGTCGAGCTCTGGCACGGGCAGACGGACACCGGCCGTGCGGCCATCGAGGAACTGGTCGAGGACTTCAACCGCACCCATCCCGGCATCCGCGTCGATCCCGGTGGCGGCGTCCTGGCGGACGCGATGCTCCAGAAGATCACGGCGGCCCTGGCATCCGGCTCCTTCCCCGACATCGCCTACGTCTTCGGCTCGGACCTGGCCAGTGTCGCGCGCAGCCCGTCCGTGGTGGACATGACCGACACGATGCGCTCCACCCCCCGGATCGATTTCTGGGACCCCGCGCGCGAGGCCGTCACGCTCAACGGCCGGGTGCGGGCGGCCCCCGCGCTGCTCGACGCCCTCGCGGTGGTCTGCAACAAGAAGCTCTTCGAGGACGCCGGTCTGCCACTGCCGCGTCCGGGCTGGACCTGGGACGAATTCGTGGCGACGGCCAGGAAACTGACCGCGGCCGGGAGCGGCAGGTTCGGTACCGGCTGGCCCGGTGTGGGGGACGAGGACACGGTGTGGCGGCTGTGGCCGATGGTGTGGGACCTGGGCGGTGACGTCGTCAGCGAGGACGGCAGGCGCATCGGGTTCGCGGACACCGGTGTGCGAGCGCTGGAGACGGTGGCGGCGCTCGCCGGGGACAGGAGCGTCTACGTGGATCCCAAGCCGGGAAGCGAGCAGATGTACCGGGTCTTCCTGTCCGGCAGGATGGGCATGGCCGTGACCGGCCCGTGGCAACTGCCCGACATCCAGCAGGCGAAGATCGATTACCACGTCGTGCCGATGCCAAGCTACAGCGGCCGGCCGATGACCATATCGGGACCCGACACCTGGACCGTGTTCGACAACGGTGAGGCACGCGTACGGGCGGCACGTACCTTCACGGCGTGGCTCTCGCAGCCGGCCCAGGACGTGCGCTGGGGCATCCGGGCCGGCAGCCTGCCGCTGAGCCGGAACACCGGGGCGCTCCCCGCCTGGCAGGCCCAGGAGTCCCGCACCGCGGGGCTGCCGGTGTTCACCAAAGCACTGGAATCGGCGCGCGTCCGTCCCGTGCACCCGGCCTATCCACAGATCTCGCAGGCGCTCGGACGGGCCGTCTCCTCCGTGCTCCTCGGCCGCAGCACCCCCGTCAAGGCCTTGCGCACCTGCGCGGACGAGGCCAACGCCGCCCTGCTCATACCGCGTTGA